The following is a genomic window from Rhododendron vialii isolate Sample 1 chromosome 9a, ASM3025357v1.
ATGAAGCTTTTAGCCTATTATCCCCAGATTTGAGTTTGTCCAAAGGAGTGCTTCAATATGAATCATATCCAATTGAGCATTTACTCAAAATTGAGTATCAGTTTAAGGGTTGAAGATGGTCTTGGTTCTGTATCCTcaaatttgttttggtttttatcTTTCACTTAATGTATCTTTATCACAGGTTGCAAAGGAGAAGGCCCGGGAAGAGGAAAGACTAGCaagggaaagagaagaagaagaacgtaGGAAGCGAAGGGAGAAAGAATATGAGAGTAGAGGCAGAAGAAGTGATTCAGCCGACAGGGACAGGCGTCGCGATAGGGATCAAGATAGGGACAGATACCGCGAACGAGACCGTGAGAGAGAAAGGTCTCGCGAGAGGGATGGTAGAGGAAGCAGGGATAGGGAAAGAGGAAGGGACTGGAAGCAAAACAATTACAGGAATGGAAGAGATGAAGGTAGAGAAAGATACCGTTAGTGGAATGCATGGATGGACGGTGATAAGGGCATATCATATTCCCCTGTTTGGTGTGGTCATAGGAGGGTGTCCAGAAACCAAGTTTGCCCATCTCAGTGGATTGCGTAGTATCTTAAAAATCAAAGAGGTAGCTGTTATTCTCGTCTTTTGATGTTTTATGAATGTGTGGTTTTGGGGTCTCCAGTTAAACTGTCTTTATGGGTGAAACTTTTTTTGTTCTCACAGCTTTATTGAGACTTTTTCCATCTCCCTATCATCAATGTAATTTAGAGGAGAAAGGGCTGAGGTAGGTATAACTTCATCATTGTGACTCCTTTTACGTTCTACCTTCAGGTTGTCGTTGAACTTGATCCTTCTTATAGATCAGCTCTGATATATTATCTTGTAAGTCCCCCTCCCCCCCCAGCTGTCTGGGCTATTTTGGGTACCTTGCCCTATAGGTAGGACTGCAGACAATAAGCCGTAATACTGCTTCTGAGGGAGAGAATGGTTTAActtatttcaagttttcaactgAAAAATCATGAAGGTTTGCCACCTTAAGGTAACTGAATACTTTTAATTTGGTCATGGTTGCTTATGTCAACTTATTTCCCTGCATGGCTGCACCTGTCATATAATTTCCCTGATTATGTATTTGGGTTCCTTTTCTACTGATCATTCAGCTGACAGGAAAACATGATATTTTGCAAGTTGTAAGGTAAACTGAAATCTTGACAGACTTATCTGCCTGATTATGTTCAATTTCATGGATGGTTCCTTGCCCTAGAGTTAGGATTGCAGACAGTACATATGCGTGAGTAATATTGCTGCTGAGGGAGATAGTGATTTTTTTACAACTCAAAGGTAACCAATTAATCTTAACTTGGTCATGGTTGCACCCGTGGATTTGTTTCCCTGATCATCTTGTATTTGGCTTTCCTTTACTAGAGTTCATTCAGTTGACAGGAGATCATGGattttttttgcaactttgAGGTAACTGAAAAGTTCCCTAGAATTGAATCAAATTCTTGCtgcttttattttgtgtttgtgatAAGGTACAAAATGTAGCAAGCCACTTGTTGCTTCTTGTTACCCTGACTTTCCGGTCTGTGGTTGTGGAATTAGTTTAGCTCTGGAGTCTGGATTCCCTCTGTAAGGGGATAGTAAACTCGTTTAATAGAAGGATGAATTGGGAGAACTATTTGATTGCTGTGGTTCCAaacatatttttacaaaacatcttaacttggtacgaaaaccaagCTAAGtctgctctttatttgatttggttAACTATATGGGTCTCAAATTTGATTGTGTCATCTTTCCCGCTCAATCAACACTTCCGCAGAGTTGTTGCTTCTATGAGCCTGAAGATCTTCCAAAAAGCATTTATCCACCTCTGGATAAAAGTTAATGCAACCGTCTGGGTGTCCCGAggtaattgaaaaataaatctttGCCAATACTATTATCAGATGTCAAGTTTGCAGGAAAAGGATATTCTTTGAAGATCCCTTGGGGAATATAGTGCAAATGGGTAACAAAAATCTTACCCCTGTAATTGCTATGTGTGGATCGGCGAGGGctttaaattcaaaattttctgctCGCCAAACTAGTTGCGATAACAGAATACTAGATAATGGAGCAAGTGTGTTTGTTGTCATTTGTAATATTTGAGATGCATTGGGCACTCAAAAAATTCGTCtgggaaatttatttttggtgcCCTTCTATGGCCAGATTTCAAGTTCATGCTAGCTTTTCATTTGATTCTGAAATCTTGAGAAAGCCTTGGTTGAGGTGAAGACAAATTAGTTGAATCAATGGATCCTTCTCAACCTCGTTGGCTGTTTTTTCTCTTAGGTCATGTCCTAGATTTACAGATTCCTATTGTTACTGGTTATGGATATCTACTGAATACGCCTACCCTGTTGTCATCGGCCGTATTGGATACACAAAATTCCTACTTGCAGGGGACGGGATGGGACAACTAGTGTATCGGGGCTTTTCCCAGCTTTTTGTTGGTGTGGATGGTCTGGTTTCTGTATCTTGATCTCATGTGTGGGTACAATTTGTTCATTTTACTGCGTTTGAGCACTTCGACTCGTATCTCTAAGAGGCCGAAGCCTTGGCTTCTCTAATGAGCAACAAATAATTATGCAAAGTCCGCAAGAAAGAGAAAGCTGACCTACAAACATTCATTGAGGGGAAATATGCGCAGAACCACCATCCATAGTGAAAGGGGAAATAACTCATCTTCCATTACTCACTTGCCACTTAGAAATCAAATTAAAATCAAAGTTAAAATATTGGAAAACAAGTTAGAGGCTTGGAGCAATAAAGTGCCACCGAAAATGAAGAAATATAAAGTTTCCAAGAACTAGAGAAGTCTACAAATAGCTAAACTGGATAGTGGGTGCTGATGATCGAAAATGGGTAAGTTGCTAACACAATATTCTCATGTGTCAGTGTTTCATTGCCAATGGAATAATTAATTTACAAATGTCAAAGAGGCAGTGACATATCACCATGTTTTGTATATTGTTGTGCAAAAGATTATGTTACTTGGCTTTTTCGATCAAAAATCTTGACTTAGGTCAAGTAGTTTTTCGGTTTGTTCAATTTGCAGCGGAACTTCGAAGAACTTGAATTCATCTATTGTTTTGTTAAGTCGATGGAACGGTTTAGTTGTGAGTTTGGAGTTCTGGAGAGTACAAAAGATTAGGGCTTCTTAACATTAGCTGTTACTCCCACGATTTAGACAATTGGTGTAATGTAAGTCGCATAATGGAGGTAAAGCCATAAATGGAGTAACAAGTTAAGCTGAcgttgccgagcaaaaaaaagttaagcTGACGTCAGTCTCCGTTTGTCCATGTAGGCATTCTCTGTCACTCACATGACGGAAAATGTAACATTGAAATCATTTGTCAATTAAGAGAATCaaaccaaaatgaaatttttacaaGGTCGAAAATGGAACTTGTGCTATTTTACAAGGACCAAAAAACGCAATAACCCAATTATTTTCCATAATTACTAGTCATACGACTTACCAAACATGAAACAGTGACGTATGCGCCTTCCTCCACCTCCAGTCGGCCATCGCTGTCTTGGGGCCTGCGTAACCAAGCAACTGCCCAAAACTCGGAATCGACACGTAAACGAAGGATTTCTGAGTAATCCCTTTTCGATTCAAATCCCCTCATCCTTTTCTCAATCGAATTGACTACTGATCGCAAAAGGCTTCTCACCCAATCACTCGTTTTGTCCGTAAATAAAACACCCATTCATTGATACCGCTTCTCACCCAATCACTCGTTTTGTCCGTAAATAAAACACCCATTCATTGATACCATATATAATCAATTCAATTACCGAAAGTTATTATTCGTTGATTTTTGTTATATGGATACGGAAGAGCTCCTCAGTATCGACCCTTCAGAGCTCGAATTTCCATGTAAGTTTCTTCAGTTATGATTTTTTCTGTTTCGTATCGATATTCACGATTGGTTGATTATTGGGTTTTCTGGGTTCTGAAtggagtattttgtttttctgttcaATTTTCTGTGAGAAGTCGAGCTCAAGAAGCAGATCTCTGTATCTTTCCAATTGTTGAACAAGACTGATAATCATATTGCTTTCAAGGTAGCCAATCTCCCCCCCTTCTCCTTCTCTATTATTACCTTTTTCATGAACATACATGTACAAAGTATCATATTGATTTAGGAACTGTTGTTATGTTGTTAGTAGCTACTCCTATAACAGTGAAGAAATGTGGTTACATTACTGTTGTTGAAACTATTAGTGAAAGTGCTAGGGAAAGGAAAGAAACTTATATGTTGTTTGGCTTGATTACTAGGGAAAGCATGATTAATAAGGATGTTGGCGTGTTGCTAGGGAAAGCATGATTACTGTAGCCAAACCAAACTAGCCTTAAACGCTGGGTTAGATTATGTTGGTTGTGTTTTGTTAGCAATCAAAGAAaactgttttgattttgattggtTTTAGGTACTTTCTTAATTATTGGCTAAATGGTTTGCAAATACGAATTGCTGGTTATCAGGTGAAGACAACCAATCCCAAGAAGTACTCTGTCCGACCTAATAATGGCGTTGTTCTTCCTCGTTCAACCTGCAATGTCATTGGTATCATCTCTGCTATATCTCTCTCTGCATTATTATATAGTATGTTTTTTGGAGCCATTTTGATTCTTATTACTATATTGTAATAATTTGATTCCAGTAACAATGCAAGCCCAAAGGGAGGCACCTCCAGATATGCAATGCAAAGACAGGTTTCTCATCCAGAGTGTGGTTGCTCGCCCTGGTGCTACGCCAAAGGATATTAACCCGGAAATGGTGATGATAATTGatttaaaattttgactttcatttttgtttttttaggaaATTTAGTTTAAGTTGGATCTTCCCTTTATTGATATTTGTCATTTGATACTTACTAAGGTGGACTTATTCCGTAAACCTATTGAAATATTTCCGTTGTTATCTCAGTTTAACAAGGAGGCAGGTAATCATGTTGAAGATTGCAGATTGAGAGTTGTTTATGTTTCTCCACCTAAACCACCATCTCCGGTTCCTGAAGAATCCGAGGAAGGGTCTCCGCCTAGGGCTTCTGAATCCAAAAATGAACATTTGAATGGTTCTGAACTACCTGCTGTGAGTTTCTACAGCGCTTTTGTCCTTTCAATCAGTgtcatttctttccttttgttccCTTTATTTAATTATATGCATTTGTTCATAGCAAATGACTGAGATACATACCTATTGGTGCGTACAGGTTTCGGGAGAGCATGTTGAGGTTCGGGACAATTCCACCCAGgtatatttgttttttggagcATTGTGTCCAGCATGCAtgcatacatatgtatatacacCTGTATGCATTTCTTGGCCATGCTTAAAATATGACTTGCACCTAGTTATGGATTTTTTCCGTTCCTCTTCTTCCTAGAAATTCTTAATCACGCTAAGTACTTTTCAACTTTATGCTTTTATTTAGTTCTTTTAACCTGTTTACTTCCTAGTTATTGAGACAGTAATGGAAATATGAGCATGGTAATGGTAATAGTCATGGGAGTTCAGGGTAGGGTAACTAATGGTTTTGTGAATTGTGACAAAAGCGAGAGTTCTTACCTAGGTAAATTCCACGCATTTAGTTACTTTTCTGTTTTTATCCACCTAATGTGCAATTTCATTCCCCTAGGCGTACGAGTTATGCTATGAAATAGTAACAATTGACTGATTTCAGTGTGTGTTTGATGTGGATTTTCAGTGCTCTGTACCTTTTCAAAGTCGCTGTCTTTTTTTTGCATGCATCACAACCTGTGAAGCCCATTGTATTTGAAGTACTAGCTGTGAAGCTCTTTGTGCTATGCAGCCAAGTGCATTATCAATATTACATACAGAAGTACATTGTTTATATGTCTTCAAAGCCAAGTCTCCTTTGTTTCAAGAATTGCTTTTTTGGACTTACAATTGTGTCAAGGCCTGTAGTCACTTGTCATTTTACTTTTTATCCAGCGTAATAAAAGTTCACATAGGCACATTCTTTCTCTACACCAACtaccacatctctctctctctctctctctctctctctctctctctactgatTCTTTTGGAGATTACAAATTCTATTGAGTACGTTTCCTTCTTTTCACTTCGCATTTGTGTTACGTCTAGTTTTCCTAGTTAGTGAAGATGTTCTGCTTGTCTTTTAATTTGGGTTTATATTCTTGCCAACATCCAGGCAAGGGCTCTTTTTTTGAAGTTGAGTGAGGAGAAGAATAACGCTATTCAACAAAACAAGCAGCTTTGCCAAGAACTGGTGAGTGGACACATTATTATTGCTTACTGAACCatgattattattttctttaaagAAATCTCTGTTCTTTATCACTTTTTACTCTTTCCAGGCCTGATCTCCTTTTGCCaattctgctctctctctctctctctctctctctctctctctctctctctctctctctctgatctccTTTAGCCAATTCtgcttgctctctctctctctctctctctctctctctctctctctctctctcatttagaTTTGGGTGCTGAAAAAGTGAGGATTCTCTTCCATCTTAGTCTTTCCACACTTTATAAACTAACAACTAGGGGATTTATGTTTCGTAATGAACTTTTGTGCATATCCCTGAACTTACCTGCCATCTAATTACAGTCCATGgtttttttggtttccttttctctttcctcGCTGTTAACTTGCTTGATCTTTGAGAAATAACATTACAATTGCGGGTTCTAAGAATGAGACCGTCCTTAGCTTTGCTGTTCCCTACTGCATATTCTACTTTTATAGGGGAACAAGTAAACAACTATGAATTTAAAGGTTCTGGACCTCTGGTACTGCATGTTAATAACTTAGTAGGATTTCATTTCTGACGAGTATTACGTACTCTCTCTTTACCAATTTTATTTTCCTGTTGCATCAAGTCCTGCCAACACCGAAATGAGTTAAAGCTCACTTTATGCTCATCATGTCGGTTTGAGGTGAACCATAGCGAGCGTACTGTGCATATTGCACAGGAAGATTCTCTTAATCTTGCATTGCTTTTGTGTTATTGGGTAGATTTGGCAGCAATTGTAAGGCATCTCATTGCATGGAAGTTTTCGAAACAAAAATGTTTTCTGGTCCTAAAATCTCTTCCAGGTTCAGTTCGTTCGACACTGTAATGGGTTGTGAGTCCTTTTGTATTGCTTTTATCCATCATTGCTCATCGCTCATCGCTCATCATTTTATGGCATTCAtcttagattttattttgacatACAAACCTAGTGGTGGTAAGTCGTAACGCTATGTTTCTAGTGGGATGCTTAGGGTTCTCTATACTTTAAGAAGGCCTGAGTGCCTATATATTCTAACCAACCGTATTAATCTGTTAACATCCTACCTTCTGTAAAAGAGGGGCAATTTTTTTATACCTTATGTATCCACCTATGATCTTCTGTGACAAGCGAAATAGATAATGTCAACTATAAGGTGGTTGTTCGATTGTTTGTGCAGGAACTTTTGAGGCGAGGAAGTGCGAAAGGCAGCAGGGGAATACCTCTTCTGTATGTTGTGCTCATTGGCTTGCTTGGTATTATCATGGGATATCTCCTAAAGAATTCGTGAGCGAACCTGGGTTGAAATACAAGTAATTAAAGAGAAGCTGCTAAAGCATAATTCGTAGTCTTTACAATTTTGCTCTTCATAGCTTATTAATTGCATTTGGCTTTAGGAAGCATATGTTGAAGGCAGTTCCAAACACTTGTAATTGTGAACATTATTATGCGACGATGTAATCGAATACTTTCTTTTAATATTACACAAGATTTATACAGCCATACATGGTTTACCAATTTCGCTTGCTTATAGAAGTGTCACTCGAGATGTTCAGGTGGTGTCGCTACTACAAATTTCACATTAGATAGCAGGCAATGAACGCTATCTGAAGTATTATCTTGGGTGCGGGCTTCATATCATCTCATGAAGTTCTTCTGTTGGGTCAAATTCTTACTTGTAGCAAATTGGAATTGGAAGGTATATCCTAAATTAAggtcatgaattttttttacttcgaCTGAATCCAGTCATCTTCTTCGGTGACTACAAATCTGCAATCCTTACTTGGAATCAAGATCCTCACGTGAGATGATTTTTACACTGATCTCTCCGGTCATTGTTGACGTGCTGTAAAGAGGGTCATATTATTGTCtcattaaaagttttttttttttttgaaaacgtCTCATTAAAAGATTCAAATTGCTCATTTTGCAAGTCTTGATATGTATGTGATTCATGTGGAAAAATAAGATTAATTGATTATCAGGATATATTTAAACAATCATACAAATCTCTAATTGTCCACAACTCTGGAAACAATCATACAAATTTCTAATTGTCTGCGGCTCTTGAAACAAATATGACATGATTGAGTCTTTACTAATGCCCTGtcaaataaaatttttcattAGGGACTTGCACAATATTCtataaaaaaatggagtagttTTCCATTAGAGACTTGCACATTGAGATTAACAAAATATAAGAGGTTTGCATTATCAATTAGGGATATGATTTTTAAactctctttatttttcattggcaatttatttatttttatctttttatttacGTTAAAGTATCAAATTGCccatattatgaaaaaaaatgactCAAGATGTAAggataaatttattaatttcacatgaataaaaatacaaaaaaagatgtATCAATGGATTAAAatgagagtgtgaaaattattttcctacatTAATTAGGACTGTAATGGGGGAATTGAATTTGCATGGGATGACGAATTAGCCCTTTTTCAAATCCCTTTCCTTCCGTCCGTTCACCTGACCTACGTACGAGCGTCCCTCTCCCtctgtctcttctctctctctctctcttcgaattCTCTCTCACCTCGGATTCCAATTCCAGTTTTACCGTACTGAAGAAATGCCTGATGGCGCTTTAAAGCATTTTCCCCTTTCAGCTAAGAAGCAGGAGACCTCCACAGCGAAAAATTCCGACAGCTGTCGAGTGCATTTTCTTCCTTTGCTGCAAATTCCCATAAGAGAGAACAAGCAACAATGGCAGCAGCAGCATCCTCACTCCTCGCTCTGAAGCGACTCCTCATTTCCCCCAAATCCGTCCGTCTCCTACCACTTGCTGTCCTCTCCCCCTCTCGCCTCTTCTCCACCAAACCCGAGTTTGCCAAACCCGAGTTTGTGGTCGATGCCTTCGCCCCCCACGCCCACGACTACGACGACTTCCATCTCGCCGTCATCCGCCGCTTGCCCTATCCCTCCTTCGCCCAcggtaaatctctctctctctctctcgctctctttccctccctcctcctctcCATATGTAATTTATATATGAAGATAGGAATATGGTTTATACGAGCatatattttgtaaatttatgtCTCTGGTCGTATTCTGTTTCATTATAAGTCTCTGTTTGTACAGTCTCTCAGTCCATTTTGTTTcttacctgaaaatgatgagAAAGGCTAGCTAGCTAGGGTTTAGTGAGAAACCCGAATCCCATAATGAATTATTGTATGTGTAGAGTatcatttttggttttctaaatGGTTTCCAGATGAATTGCTGTACGTGTTAAAGTATGTGAGGGGCTCCTACGTTGCCTACTTCAAATTTTGCTTTGGGCTCCCAAAATGTCAGGGATTGCCCCGACATCGTAATATTTATCTTCGGCATTTGTTATGACTTCATTCAATATTAATGCCTTCATTTGCGGTTAAATGATAGATTTAGTTTAAGCTAAATTTATATTGACTTGGTATCTGAATGCTCGTTATCAGTAACTGATGAAGGTCTCAACATAAGAGAGGACATGCCTGGGCTTGGAAAAGAGGACTTGGAAGTACTGGTGGAACCAAACAAACTGATTATCAAAGGGGAGCGGAAGATGGAGCAGGAGATAGGTGGCATGGTGTACAAGTACAGCGCCAGCTATTATATTTTGGAGGAGAAATTCAACCTCAATCAGGTTAAGGCCGAGATTAAGAATGGCGAGCTTAATGTTGTGGTGCCCAAGGTCACAAAAGACCATAAGGGGGACTAATCTGCTGGTGGGTTCTATTTATAACTTGACTAATTGTGCTGATGAGTTTTTGGGTGgattagatttttattttctgggTTGATTTTAGATAAGGGGATACTGAAACACTGTTTTGGTTGCAATTGAAAACACGATTTTGTGTGGAAAGTAGTAATTAACTAGTTATAGCTAATGGTTGTGAGCATGAAAATGGAAAGTGAATATAAAAGTTGTTTTTGTATCTTGACTTGGGAATCTGATGGTAATTAATGCCTATTATCTTATTGGATTACTTGTTTTTGCTTATTCTTGGGTCTTCATTTTTGCTTAGGAAAAGTTTGTGAACAGTTGTATGCGCACATTTCCAGACATAGATGTGTCTGAAACACACAGATGTACGTGAACCCTTTATATTAATTAGAGAGTCAATTGAACTTCAAAGGTTTCAAACACATCTGTGTCCGAATTTGTGCTCCTGCATCTTTGCATTTCTCATTGCTCTGTGGATTGTTTGGGAGGAAATGGAAGGCCATAAGAGGAGACCACCACCATATGATGGACCATTTCCTTAGTTTGGGAAAACTTGCAATCAACACGTAAACAAAGGATTTCTGAGTAATCCCTTTTCCATACAAATCCCCTCGTCCTTTCCTCTATCGAATTCAGTACTGATAACAAAGGGCTTCACCCAATCACTCTTTTTCTCCGTATAACAACACCCACATCTAATCTCTGTGATAGTTATTTACCCTATAATTGATTATATTTCAAAAAGTTATTATTCATTGATTGTTGGAACATGGGTGC
Proteins encoded in this region:
- the LOC131300035 gene encoding vesicle-associated protein 1-2-like produces the protein MDTEELLSIDPSELEFPFELKKQISVSFQLLNKTDNHIAFKVKTTNPKKYSVRPNNGVVLPRSTCNVIVTMQAQREAPPDMQCKDRFLIQSVVARPGATPKDINPEMFNKEAGNHVEDCRLRVVYVSPPKPPSPVPEESEEGSPPRASESKNEHLNGSELPAVSGEHVEVRDNSTQARALFLKLSEEKNNAIQQNKQLCQELELLRRGSAKGSRGIPLLYVVLIGLLGIIMGYLLKNS